In Xiphophorus hellerii strain 12219 chromosome 4, Xiphophorus_hellerii-4.1, whole genome shotgun sequence, a single genomic region encodes these proteins:
- the LOC116718399 gene encoding tripartite motif-containing protein 16-like → MEQNQLDRETFSCLICLDLLKDPVTTSCGHSYCMNCIKTHWDGEDWKRIHSCPQCRETFIPRPVLKKNTMLAALVEQLKKTGLQAAPADHCYAGHEDVACDFCTGRKLKAIKSCLVCLASFCEKHLQPHYDSAAFKKHKLVEPSKNLQDNICSKHDKLLEIFCRTDQKCVCYLCTMDEHKGHDTVSAATERTERQRKLEERRGNIQQRIQDREKDVKLLQQEVEAINRSADKTVEDSEKIFTELIRLLQKRSSDVKQQIRSQQETEVSRVKELQEKLEQEIPELKRKDAELEQLSHTEDHNQFLLNYPSLPALSESTHSSRINVRPLRHFEDVTAAVSELREKLHDVLRDSWTNISLMVTEVDDLQPEPEPKSRAGFLKYSCEITLDPNTANTRLVLSEGNRKVTLMNQHQSYSSHPDRFTVYYQVLSRESLTGRCYWEVKRSRFQVRIAVAHKNISRAGGGNECGFGFNDKSWALQCSQNSIRFFHNNIWTPISGPVSSRVGVYLDHRAGILSFYSVTETMTLLHRVQTTFTEPLLAGVWVGHTIRDSVEFCKLR, encoded by the coding sequence atggagcagaaTCAGCTCGACCGAGAAACGTTCTCCTGTTTGATCTGtctggatctactgaaggatccggtgactacttcctgtggacacagctactgtatgaactgtattaaaaCCCACTGGGATGGAGAGGATTGGAAGAggatccacagctgccctcagtgcaGGGAGACATTCATACCGAGGCCTGTGCTAAAGAAGAACACCATGCTAGCAGCTttagtggagcagctgaagaagactggactccaagctgctcctgctgacCACTGCTATGCTGGACatgaagatgtggcctgtgatttctgcactggaagaaaactgaaagccatcAAGTCCTGTTTAGTCTGTCTGGCCTCTTTCTGTgagaaacaccttcagcctCATTATGATTCAGCTGCTTTtaagaaacacaagctggtggagccgtCCAAGAACCTCCAGGACAACATCTGCTCTAAGCATGATAAGTTATTGGAGATCTTCTGCCGCACCGATCAGAAGTGTGTCTGTTATCTCTGCACcatggatgaacataaaggtCATGACACAGTCTCAGCTGCAACAGAAAGGACTGAGAGACAGAGAaagctggaggagagacgaggaaacatccagcagagaatccaggacagagagaaagatgtgaagctgcttcaacaggaggtggaggccatcaatcgctctgctgataaaacagtggaggacagtgagaagatcttcactgagctgatccgtctcctccagaaaagaagctctgatgtgaagcagcagatcagatcccagcaggaaactgaagtgagtcgagtcaaagagcttcaggagaagctggagcaggagatccctgagctgaagaggaaagacgctgagctggagcagctctcacacacagaggatcacaaccagtttctcctcaactatccctcactgccagcactcagtgagtctacacactcatccaggATCAACgtccgtcctctgagacactttgaggacgtgacagcagctgtgtcagagctcagagagaaactacacgacgtcctgagagactcatggacaaacatctcactgatggtCACCGAGGTGGATGATttacaaccagaaccagaaccaaagagcagagctggaTTCCTAAAATATTCATGTGAAATAACTTTGGacccaaacacagcaaacacacGACTGGTACTATCAGAGgggaacaggaaggtgacactGATGAATCAACATCAGTCTTATTCTAGTCACCCAGACAGATTCACTGTTTATTATCAGGTTCTGAgtagagagagtctgactggacgttgttactgggaggttAAGAGGAGCAGGTTTCAGGTTCGTATAGCAGTCGCACACAAGAATATCAGCAGAGCAGGAGGTGGGAATGAATGTGGATTTGGATTTAATGACAAATCTTGGGCATTACAGTGTTCCCAAAACAGTATTCGATTTTTTCACAACAACATCTGGACCCCcatctcaggtccagtttcctccagagtcggagtgtacctggaccacagagcaggtattctgtccttctacagcgtcactgaaaccatgactctcctccacagagtccagaccacattcactgaaccgcTACTGGCTGGAGTTTGGGTTGGTCATACGATAAGAGACTCTGTGGAGTTCTGTAAACTCAGATAG